From a region of the Acomys russatus chromosome 4, mAcoRus1.1, whole genome shotgun sequence genome:
- the Rps21 gene encoding 40S ribosomal protein S21 produces MQNDAGEFVDLYVPRKCSASNRIIAAKDHASIQMNVAEVDRVTGRFNGHFQTYAICGAIRRMGESDDSILRLAKADGIVSKNF; encoded by the exons ATGCAGAACGACGCCGGCGAGTTCGTGGACCTGTACGTGCCGCGGAAATG CTCCGCGAGCAACCGCATCATTGCTGCCAAGGACCACGCGTCCATCCAGATGAATGTGGCCGAG GTTGACAGGGTTACAGGCCGATTTAATGGCCACTTTCAAACCTATGCTATCTGCGGGGCCATTCGCAGGATG gGCGAGTCAGATGATTCCATTCTCCGTCTGGCTAAAGCTGATGGAATTGTCTCCAA gaACTTTTGA